In a single window of the Streptacidiphilus sp. P02-A3a genome:
- a CDS encoding ABC transporter ATP-binding protein, with protein sequence MSSNDVLGRSEGGDLRLVGLTKRFGSFKAVDNLDLVIPQGSFFALLGASGCGKTTTLRMVSGLEDPTAGQIFLGEQDVTDTKPYRRPVNTVFQNYALFPHLDIFENVAFGLRRRGFKSVKPQVESMLELVELGHLARRKPTQLSGGQQQRIALARALINQPQVLLLDEPLGALDLKLRRTMQIELKRIQTEVGLTFVHVTHDQEEAMTMADTIAVMNHGRIEQMGSPAELYENPRTTFVANFLGQSNLIPGTVVDAGGDVVTVTAHGRRLTLDSKRCRTTSGPIILGVRPEKVQIAETEADVPSGFNALTGTVSDASFIGVSTQYLVELPSGQELAVFEQNTGRAIQRPGSEVVVYWDPSQGFGLDGSQDIGAGAGLDEEGAA encoded by the coding sequence ATGAGCTCCAACGATGTACTCGGCCGCAGCGAGGGCGGGGATCTCCGCCTTGTCGGCCTGACCAAGCGCTTCGGCTCCTTCAAGGCCGTGGACAACCTCGACCTGGTGATCCCGCAGGGCTCCTTCTTCGCCCTGCTCGGCGCGTCCGGCTGCGGCAAGACCACCACCCTGCGGATGGTCTCCGGTCTGGAGGACCCCACCGCCGGACAGATCTTCCTCGGCGAGCAGGACGTCACCGACACCAAGCCGTACCGGCGCCCGGTCAACACCGTCTTCCAGAACTACGCGCTCTTCCCGCACCTCGACATCTTCGAGAACGTCGCCTTCGGCCTCCGCCGCCGCGGCTTCAAGAGCGTCAAGCCGCAGGTCGAGTCGATGCTGGAGCTGGTCGAGCTGGGCCACCTGGCCCGGCGCAAGCCCACCCAGCTCTCCGGCGGCCAGCAGCAGCGGATCGCGCTGGCCCGGGCGCTGATCAACCAGCCGCAGGTGCTGCTGCTGGACGAGCCGCTGGGCGCGCTGGACCTCAAGCTGCGGCGCACCATGCAGATCGAGCTGAAGCGGATCCAGACCGAGGTCGGGCTGACCTTCGTGCACGTCACCCACGACCAGGAGGAGGCCATGACCATGGCCGACACCATCGCGGTGATGAACCACGGCCGGATCGAGCAGATGGGCTCCCCCGCCGAGCTGTACGAGAACCCGCGGACGACCTTCGTCGCCAACTTCCTCGGCCAGTCCAACCTGATCCCCGGCACCGTGGTCGACGCCGGCGGCGACGTGGTCACCGTCACCGCCCACGGCCGCAGGCTCACCCTGGACAGCAAGCGCTGTCGGACCACCAGCGGACCGATCATCCTGGGCGTCCGCCCGGAGAAGGTGCAGATAGCCGAGACCGAGGCGGACGTGCCGTCCGGCTTCAACGCGCTGACCGGCACCGTCTCCGACGCCTCCTTCATCGGGGTCTCCACCCAGTACCTGGTCGAGCTGCCGTCCGGGCAGGAGCTGGCGGTCTTCGAGCAGAACACCGGCCGCGCCATCCAGCGCCCCGGCAGCGAGGTCGTCGTCTACTGGGACCCGAGCCAGGGCTTCGGCCTCGACGGCTCCCAGGACATCGGCGCGGGCGCGGGCCTGGACGAGGAGGGCGCCGCGTGA
- a CDS encoding spermidine/putrescine ABC transporter substrate-binding protein has product MTGSSSFDLARFANRTRAHSAAAAMSRRSLLRGAAAGGLAATGAVALSGCGVQGHVVPPGSDDSGEAGKDYSATEKKVVWATWPQYIDVSAKNPSDHPTLDEFEKRTGIQVTYLEVINDNNDWYTKIDPYLVKGIDTGYDVMVVSDYMISKYKAYDYIQELNLANIPNHAKMLPSVLRDPADPGRRFSVPWAYGYTTIAYNTNLVKQPITSIGEVFTRADLRGKVSLFSEMEDTMGLALLANGFDPEKFTDDQFNKALEYVRRAKDSGQVRAFTGNDYLSDFQQGNTAVTMAYSGDVAQLGKPNLVTLNLPKEGLLSWSDNCVIPDYARHKTNAEKLMNFYLEPEIAAELDDYIDYIPSVEGAVAALQQLDSTAAAVPLIVPTKAMDAASHGFMALTIAQLDDYTSRFQQVTGQ; this is encoded by the coding sequence ATGACGGGCTCCAGCTCCTTCGACCTCGCGCGGTTCGCCAACCGCACCCGGGCCCATTCGGCGGCAGCCGCCATGAGCCGCCGCTCCCTGCTGCGCGGCGCGGCGGCCGGCGGGCTGGCGGCGACCGGTGCCGTGGCGCTGTCCGGCTGCGGTGTGCAGGGGCACGTCGTCCCGCCGGGCAGCGACGACAGTGGTGAGGCGGGCAAGGACTACTCCGCCACCGAGAAGAAGGTCGTCTGGGCGACCTGGCCGCAGTACATCGACGTCAGCGCGAAGAACCCCAGCGACCACCCGACGCTGGACGAGTTCGAGAAGCGGACCGGGATCCAGGTCACCTACCTGGAGGTCATCAACGACAACAACGACTGGTACACCAAGATCGACCCGTACCTGGTCAAGGGGATCGACACCGGCTACGACGTGATGGTCGTCAGCGACTACATGATCTCCAAGTACAAGGCGTACGACTACATCCAGGAACTGAACCTGGCGAACATCCCCAACCACGCCAAGATGCTGCCCAGCGTGCTGCGCGACCCGGCCGACCCGGGCCGCCGCTTCTCGGTGCCGTGGGCGTACGGCTACACCACGATCGCGTACAACACCAACCTGGTGAAGCAGCCGATCACCTCCATCGGCGAGGTCTTCACCCGCGCCGACCTGCGCGGCAAGGTCTCGCTGTTCAGCGAGATGGAGGACACCATGGGGCTGGCGCTGCTCGCCAACGGCTTCGACCCGGAGAAGTTCACCGACGACCAGTTCAACAAGGCCCTGGAGTACGTGCGCCGGGCCAAGGACTCGGGCCAGGTCCGGGCGTTCACCGGGAACGACTACCTGAGCGACTTCCAGCAGGGCAACACCGCCGTGACCATGGCCTACTCCGGTGACGTCGCCCAGCTCGGCAAGCCGAACCTGGTCACCCTGAACCTCCCCAAGGAGGGGCTGCTGTCCTGGTCCGACAACTGCGTGATCCCCGACTACGCGCGGCACAAGACCAACGCCGAGAAGTTGATGAACTTCTACCTGGAGCCGGAGATCGCCGCCGAGCTCGACGACTACATCGACTACATCCCCTCGGTCGAGGGTGCGGTCGCGGCGCTCCAGCAGCTCGACTCGACGGCGGCAGCGGTACCGCTAATCGTCCCCACCAAGGCGATGGACGCCGCGTCGCACGGGTTCATGGCGCTCACCATCGCCCAACTGGACGACTACACCAGTCGCTTCCAGCAGGTCACCGGCCAGTAG
- a CDS encoding APC family permease, with translation MPAPRRVRLMPLVALIFFSVSGGAYGIEGLFSTSGPGMGLLLIVVAPLIYSIPHALVCAELGTALPVEGGYYHWVKKGLGKFWGFQQGVLQWICSFVDMAAYPVLFTSYLQSLAASVAPGKHVFFTIGSFEFDLNWFICLAVIVVFTLVNLLGAGWVGESSVVFALICLTPMLLLSVIGIAHLISHGTNPVSSFTSASNQSTWNAFGSGLFIVMWNYSGWDSVSNVAGEMENPRKHLPRALGTAVLLIMVGYLLPALGALSVGPGGANGWQNWDDGSFSDVAKQLVGPWLQITVTVGGMFASVAMFSALLASNTRLPFVLAQDGYFPSWVAKETKRYRMPIVSIIGSSVIYALFCLSSFANLVVFDVFLTNIGILLEVAALIALRIREPELERPYRIPGGWWSISAIVVSLLAVCGWAAYQQATGDGGGQAVRYCLYIVVGSVLLYFPLEWWRRSKVRRDPALDLSPGGGGYERWLAGAINRGVAAPTAAVAEEAPTTA, from the coding sequence ATGCCCGCTCCGCGTCGAGTGCGGCTGATGCCGCTGGTGGCGCTCATCTTCTTCAGTGTTTCCGGTGGCGCCTACGGAATCGAGGGGCTTTTCTCCACCTCGGGCCCGGGGATGGGCCTGCTGCTGATCGTGGTGGCCCCGCTGATCTACAGCATCCCGCACGCGCTGGTCTGCGCCGAGCTGGGCACCGCGCTCCCGGTCGAGGGCGGCTACTACCACTGGGTGAAGAAGGGCCTGGGCAAGTTCTGGGGCTTCCAGCAGGGCGTGCTCCAGTGGATCTGCAGCTTCGTGGACATGGCCGCCTACCCGGTGCTGTTCACCAGCTACCTGCAGAGCCTGGCCGCCTCGGTCGCCCCCGGCAAGCACGTGTTCTTCACCATCGGCTCCTTCGAGTTCGACCTGAACTGGTTCATCTGCCTGGCCGTGATCGTGGTGTTCACCCTGGTCAACCTGCTGGGCGCGGGCTGGGTCGGCGAGTCCTCGGTGGTCTTCGCGTTGATCTGCCTCACCCCGATGCTGCTGCTCAGCGTCATCGGCATCGCGCACCTGATCAGCCACGGCACCAACCCGGTCAGCTCCTTCACCAGCGCCTCGAACCAGTCGACCTGGAACGCCTTCGGCTCCGGGCTGTTCATCGTGATGTGGAACTACTCCGGCTGGGACAGCGTGTCCAACGTCGCCGGGGAGATGGAGAACCCGCGCAAGCACCTGCCCCGGGCACTGGGCACGGCGGTGCTGCTGATCATGGTCGGCTACCTGCTGCCGGCGCTCGGCGCGCTCTCGGTCGGCCCCGGCGGCGCCAACGGCTGGCAGAACTGGGACGACGGCTCCTTCTCCGACGTCGCCAAGCAGCTGGTGGGCCCGTGGCTGCAGATCACGGTGACCGTCGGCGGGATGTTCGCCTCGGTGGCGATGTTCTCGGCGCTGCTCGCCTCCAACACCCGGCTGCCGTTCGTGCTGGCCCAGGACGGCTACTTCCCGTCCTGGGTGGCCAAGGAGACCAAGCGCTACCGGATGCCGATCGTCTCGATCATCGGCTCCTCGGTGATCTACGCGCTGTTCTGTCTCAGCAGCTTCGCCAACCTGGTCGTCTTCGACGTCTTCCTGACCAACATCGGCATCCTGCTCGAAGTCGCCGCGTTGATCGCACTGCGGATCCGCGAGCCCGAGCTGGAGCGTCCGTACCGGATCCCCGGCGGCTGGTGGTCGATCTCCGCGATCGTGGTCAGCCTGCTCGCCGTCTGCGGCTGGGCCGCGTACCAGCAGGCCACCGGGGACGGCGGCGGACAGGCGGTGCGGTACTGCCTGTACATCGTCGTCGGCTCGGTGCTGCTCTACTTCCCGCTGGAGTGGTGGCGCCGGTCCAAGGTGCGGCGCGACCCCGCGCTGGACCTGAGCCCCGGCGGCGGGGGCTACGAGCGCTGGCTGGCCGGCGCGATCAACCGGGGCGTCGCCGCCCCGACGGCGGCCGTCGCCGAGGAGGCGCCGACCACGGCCTAG
- the paaN gene encoding phenylacetic acid degradation protein PaaN, with product MAHELIERHHATLESALAAFAARDHWSPHAESPRAYGEPVALDTFQGTELLLDQPGTDGRVGPAPEQGGETSPYGPELRVSYPHAGDPEQLVAAARAAQPGWAQAGPLLRAAVCCEILARINKRTPEFAAAVMHTTGQAFGMALQAGGPHAQDRALEAVVCAYAEQTRLPATAEWTKPQGKRDPLRMTKEFIAVPRGVALLIGCNTFPTWNGFPGLFASLATGNPVLVKPHPRAVLPLALTVQTAREVLAEAGFNPDLVLLAAEQPGEGLAKTLALHPEVRVIDYTGSTAFGDWLEDHARQALVYTEKAGVNTIVVDSTDDYQGMLANLAFSLSLYSGQMCTTPQNLLIPRTGIATEAGPKTWDEVVADLAGALDGLLGDDARAAAILGAIVNPGVLERVERAGKGEFGELALAPRAVVSAEFPQALIRTPALVRKDARDGALPDECFGPIAFVVAVEDTAQAVELLRETVRDRGAMTAAAYTTSPLVEQAVIGACLDAGVSLSLNLTGQVYVNQTAAFSDLHGTGANPAANSAYCDAAFVASRFRVIEVRRHS from the coding sequence ATGGCCCACGAACTGATCGAACGCCACCACGCCACCCTGGAGAGTGCGCTGGCGGCCTTCGCCGCCCGTGACCACTGGTCCCCCCACGCCGAGAGCCCCCGCGCCTACGGAGAGCCGGTCGCGCTGGACACCTTCCAGGGCACTGAGCTGCTGCTCGACCAGCCCGGTACGGACGGCCGGGTCGGTCCCGCCCCCGAGCAGGGCGGCGAGACCTCCCCCTACGGTCCCGAGCTGCGCGTCAGCTACCCGCACGCCGGTGACCCCGAGCAGCTGGTCGCCGCCGCCCGCGCCGCCCAGCCCGGCTGGGCGCAGGCCGGTCCGCTGCTGCGCGCCGCCGTCTGCTGCGAGATCCTGGCCCGGATCAACAAGCGCACCCCCGAGTTCGCCGCCGCCGTGATGCACACCACCGGCCAGGCCTTCGGCATGGCCCTGCAGGCCGGTGGGCCGCACGCCCAGGACCGCGCGCTGGAGGCCGTCGTCTGCGCCTACGCCGAGCAGACCCGGCTGCCCGCCACCGCCGAGTGGACCAAGCCCCAGGGCAAGCGCGACCCGCTGCGGATGACCAAGGAGTTCATCGCGGTCCCGCGCGGCGTGGCGCTGCTGATCGGCTGCAACACCTTCCCCACCTGGAACGGCTTCCCCGGGCTCTTCGCCTCGCTGGCCACCGGCAACCCGGTGCTGGTCAAGCCGCACCCGCGGGCGGTGCTGCCGCTGGCGCTCACCGTGCAGACCGCCCGCGAGGTGCTGGCCGAGGCCGGGTTCAACCCGGACCTGGTGCTGCTGGCGGCCGAGCAGCCCGGCGAGGGCCTGGCGAAGACCCTGGCGCTGCACCCCGAGGTGCGGGTGATCGACTACACCGGCTCGACCGCGTTCGGCGACTGGCTGGAGGACCACGCCCGGCAGGCCCTGGTCTACACCGAGAAGGCCGGGGTGAACACCATCGTCGTCGACTCCACCGACGACTACCAGGGGATGCTCGCCAACCTGGCCTTCTCGCTGTCCCTCTACAGCGGCCAGATGTGCACCACCCCGCAGAACCTGCTGATCCCGCGCACCGGCATCGCCACCGAGGCCGGGCCGAAGACCTGGGACGAGGTCGTCGCCGACCTGGCCGGGGCGCTGGACGGGCTGCTCGGCGACGACGCCCGGGCCGCGGCGATCCTCGGCGCGATCGTCAACCCGGGCGTGCTGGAGCGGGTCGAGCGGGCCGGGAAGGGCGAGTTCGGCGAGCTGGCGCTGGCACCGCGGGCGGTGGTCTCCGCCGAGTTCCCGCAGGCGCTGATCCGCACCCCGGCGCTGGTCCGCAAGGACGCCAGGGACGGCGCGCTGCCGGACGAGTGCTTCGGCCCGATCGCCTTCGTGGTCGCGGTCGAGGACACCGCGCAGGCGGTCGAGCTGCTGCGGGAGACCGTACGGGACCGCGGCGCGATGACCGCCGCCGCCTACACCACCTCGCCGCTGGTCGAGCAGGCCGTCATCGGCGCCTGCCTGGACGCGGGGGTGTCGCTGTCGCTGAACCTCACCGGCCAGGTCTACGTCAACCAGACGGCGGCCTTCTCAGACCTGCACGGCACCGGCGCGAACCCGGCCGCCAACTCGGCCTACTGCGACGCGGCCTTCGTCGCCTCCCGGTTCCGGGTGATCGAGGTCCGCCGGCACAGCTAG
- a CDS encoding ABC transporter permease produces MSTLTDPATRPPAPEPQPDHKAKRNWTPWVLLLPGLLWLIVFFLVPILTSVSASVQTGNFDDGFKVTWDWGNYYHALHDYRTQYWHSGIYSVLTTVFCLALGYPAAYFIAFKGGKYKSLLMALVIVPSFTSFLIRTIAWKTILADNGTVVHALNKTGVLHVTSAMGWTVGDHVLASPAAVVCGMVYNFLPFTILPLYTSLEKIDPRLHEAGQDLYCNAFTTWRRITLPLSMPGVIGGTLLTFIPAVGDYINAQLLGNPNTNVVGQKIEDLFLRDTQGYPVGSAISVVMMVATLVLVMTYIRKAGTEDLI; encoded by the coding sequence GTGAGCACGCTCACCGACCCCGCCACCCGGCCCCCGGCCCCCGAGCCCCAACCCGACCACAAGGCCAAGCGCAACTGGACCCCCTGGGTACTGCTGCTGCCCGGGCTGCTGTGGCTGATCGTCTTCTTCCTGGTGCCGATCCTCACCTCGGTGTCCGCGTCGGTGCAGACCGGCAACTTCGACGACGGCTTCAAGGTCACCTGGGACTGGGGGAACTACTACCACGCGCTGCACGACTACCGCACCCAGTACTGGCACTCCGGGATCTACTCGGTGCTCACCACCGTCTTCTGCCTGGCGCTGGGCTACCCCGCCGCCTACTTCATCGCCTTCAAGGGCGGCAAGTACAAGTCGCTGCTGATGGCGCTGGTGATCGTGCCGTCGTTCACCAGCTTCCTGATCCGCACCATCGCCTGGAAGACCATCCTGGCCGACAACGGCACGGTCGTGCACGCCCTCAACAAGACCGGCGTGCTGCACGTCACCAGCGCGATGGGCTGGACCGTCGGCGACCATGTGCTGGCCAGCCCGGCCGCGGTGGTCTGCGGCATGGTCTACAACTTCCTGCCGTTCACCATCCTGCCGCTGTACACCTCGCTGGAGAAGATCGACCCGCGGCTGCACGAGGCAGGCCAGGACCTGTACTGCAACGCCTTCACCACCTGGCGGCGGATCACCCTGCCGCTGTCCATGCCCGGCGTGATCGGCGGCACCCTGCTGACCTTCATCCCCGCCGTCGGCGACTACATCAACGCGCAGCTGCTCGGCAACCCCAACACCAACGTGGTCGGCCAGAAGATCGAGGACCTGTTCCTGCGCGACACCCAGGGCTACCCGGTCGGCTCGGCGATCTCGGTCGTGATGATGGTCGCGACGCTGGTCCTGGTCATGACCTACATCCGCAAGGCCGGTACGGAGGACCTGATCTGA
- a CDS encoding ABC transporter permease — protein MLAPNAVILWMSFNKPVGKFDYTWNKFSLSAWKNPCASSEMCHSLGLSLQIGVVATIGATVLGTMIAFAMVRHRFRARSGINALLFLPMAAPEVVMGATLTALFFNTVGPGSLGFWTITIAHVMFCLSYVVVTVKSRLAGMDPTLERAAQDLYATPFQTFMKVTLPLVAPGIAAAALLSFALSIDDYIITVFTAGNLETFPMYIYGSVQRSYPAQIDVIGSMMLLGTMAIIAFSQLLGRARTARK, from the coding sequence ATGCTGGCCCCGAACGCGGTCATCCTGTGGATGTCGTTCAACAAGCCGGTCGGCAAGTTCGACTACACCTGGAACAAGTTCTCGCTCAGCGCCTGGAAGAACCCCTGCGCCAGCAGCGAGATGTGCCACAGCCTCGGCCTGTCGCTGCAGATCGGCGTGGTCGCCACGATCGGCGCCACCGTCCTCGGCACGATGATCGCCTTCGCGATGGTCCGCCACCGCTTCAGAGCCCGCTCCGGCATCAACGCGCTGCTGTTCCTGCCGATGGCCGCCCCCGAGGTGGTCATGGGCGCCACCCTGACCGCGCTGTTCTTCAACACCGTCGGCCCCGGCTCGCTGGGCTTCTGGACCATCACCATCGCGCACGTGATGTTCTGCCTCAGCTATGTGGTGGTCACCGTCAAGTCCCGGCTGGCGGGCATGGACCCGACCCTGGAACGCGCGGCGCAGGACCTCTACGCGACGCCGTTCCAGACCTTCATGAAGGTCACCCTGCCGCTGGTCGCGCCCGGTATCGCCGCCGCCGCGCTGCTCTCCTTCGCGCTGTCGATCGACGACTACATCATCACGGTCTTCACGGCGGGCAACCTGGAGACCTTCCCGATGTACATCTACGGCTCGGTGCAGCGCTCCTACCCGGCGCAGATCGACGTCATCGGCTCGATGATGCTGCTCGGGACGATGGCGATCATCGCCTTCTCGCAGCTCCTCGGCCGGGCCAGGACCGCCCGCAAGTAG
- a CDS encoding RNA methyltransferase, producing MNDTDQPAGRWRGLAPDSVLLDGFHALKHALRFGADVRMVLTSDRTAVAALAAQLAADVAGPIAESAVEVPAAVLRELVPRPHPTGIVALAARPDRGAALAALARQPRRAPVVLLDNPRNLGNVGAVVRLAAGFGATGVVTTGDTDPWHPTVVRAGAGLHFATVVEQLTLDQLPRGPLYVLDPEGADIRGLPFPDDALLAFGSERHGISPELRARADQLVAIPMRPQVSSFNLATSVGMGLFHWMSGRG from the coding sequence GTGAACGACACGGATCAGCCGGCCGGGCGCTGGCGCGGGCTCGCCCCCGACAGCGTGCTGCTCGACGGCTTCCACGCGCTCAAGCACGCGCTGCGCTTCGGCGCGGACGTGCGGATGGTGCTCACCAGCGACCGGACGGCGGTCGCGGCGCTGGCCGCGCAGCTGGCGGCGGACGTCGCCGGGCCGATCGCCGAGTCGGCGGTGGAGGTCCCGGCCGCGGTGCTGCGGGAGCTGGTGCCCCGGCCGCACCCCACCGGCATCGTCGCGCTCGCCGCCCGCCCGGACCGGGGGGCGGCGCTCGCCGCCCTCGCCCGGCAGCCGCGGCGGGCCCCGGTGGTGCTGTTGGACAACCCGCGCAACCTCGGCAACGTCGGCGCGGTGGTCCGGCTCGCGGCGGGTTTCGGCGCGACCGGCGTGGTCACCACCGGCGACACCGACCCCTGGCACCCGACCGTGGTCCGGGCCGGGGCGGGGCTCCACTTCGCCACCGTGGTCGAACAACTGACGCTGGATCAACTCCCGCGCGGCCCGCTGTACGTACTGGACCCGGAGGGCGCGGACATCCGCGGTCTGCCGTTCCCGGACGACGCGCTGCTCGCCTTCGGCTCCGAGCGCCACGGCATCTCGCCGGAACTCCGGGCGCGGGCCGACCAGTTGGTCGCGATTCCGATGCGGCCGCAGGTCTCCAGCTTCAACCTGGCCACGAGCGTGGGGATGGGCCTGTTCCACTGGATGTCCGGGCGGGGCTGA